The Aeromicrobium yanjiei genome includes a region encoding these proteins:
- a CDS encoding amino acid permease codes for MADQLSDDEKHLASLGYKQELNRSWSSFSNFAISFSIISILAGCFTTFGQAWNNGGPVAISWGWPIISLFILIIGFTMSELVSAYPTSGGIYWWASKMGGPAAGFFTGWLNLIGLLAVTASVAYGCATFMDLTLQTVSEGWRDSYSLQRVFLIFIAILVVAALLNIFSGHLLAVVNNISVWWHVVGVALIIAVLLIIPDTHQSLSFMFTEKINNSGYADGSVNGGTYWFLVLPLGFLLTQYTITGFDASAHLSEETQGAAEGAAKGIWRSIAYSALGGWLLLLAFLFAVQDPDAVTEGGGGVDLIFGQALPQGWHVLVLAISTAGQFFCMIACLTSASRMTFAFSRDGAIPGSRIWSKVSATKVPANAVVFVAVIGAIITLPALIEVDINGAPVPVAFYAVTSVAVIGLYLAFLIPIFLRWRMGDAFQPGSWNNGSKYKWMNLIAVAEIAIICIYFILPFTPAARPWDDDFSWKFVNYAPILTGGTLLALTIWWFASARRWFTGPKHTIDESVTDAFQD; via the coding sequence ATGGCCGATCAACTCAGTGACGACGAGAAGCACCTCGCGAGCCTTGGCTACAAGCAGGAGCTGAACCGGTCCTGGTCCAGCTTCTCCAACTTCGCGATCTCGTTCTCGATCATCTCGATCCTGGCCGGCTGCTTCACGACGTTCGGCCAGGCCTGGAACAACGGCGGGCCGGTCGCGATCTCGTGGGGCTGGCCGATCATCTCGCTGTTCATCCTCATCATCGGCTTCACGATGTCCGAGCTGGTCTCGGCCTATCCGACATCGGGAGGCATCTACTGGTGGGCGTCCAAGATGGGTGGACCCGCGGCCGGGTTCTTCACCGGGTGGCTCAACCTCATCGGCCTGCTCGCGGTCACCGCCTCGGTCGCGTACGGCTGTGCGACCTTCATGGACCTGACGTTGCAGACAGTGAGCGAGGGCTGGCGCGACAGCTACAGCCTGCAGCGCGTGTTCCTGATCTTCATCGCGATCCTCGTGGTCGCCGCCCTGCTCAACATCTTCAGCGGGCACCTGCTCGCGGTCGTCAACAACATCTCGGTGTGGTGGCACGTGGTGGGCGTCGCGCTGATCATCGCGGTCCTGCTCATCATTCCCGACACCCACCAGTCGCTGAGCTTCATGTTCACCGAGAAGATCAACAACTCCGGCTACGCCGACGGATCCGTCAACGGCGGCACGTACTGGTTCCTCGTGCTGCCGCTCGGCTTCCTGCTGACCCAGTACACGATCACCGGCTTCGACGCCTCGGCCCACCTCTCGGAGGAGACGCAGGGCGCGGCCGAGGGTGCCGCGAAGGGCATCTGGCGCTCGATCGCGTACTCCGCACTCGGCGGCTGGCTGCTCCTGCTGGCCTTCCTGTTCGCGGTGCAGGACCCGGACGCGGTGACCGAGGGTGGCGGTGGTGTCGACCTGATCTTCGGGCAGGCGTTGCCGCAGGGCTGGCACGTCCTGGTGCTCGCGATCTCGACCGCAGGACAGTTCTTCTGCATGATCGCGTGCCTCACGAGCGCCTCGCGGATGACGTTCGCGTTCAGCCGTGACGGCGCCATCCCCGGCTCGAGGATCTGGTCCAAGGTGTCGGCCACGAAGGTCCCGGCCAATGCGGTGGTCTTCGTGGCGGTGATCGGCGCGATCATCACCCTGCCGGCCCTGATCGAGGTGGACATCAACGGGGCACCCGTCCCGGTCGCGTTCTACGCGGTCACCTCAGTCGCCGTGATCGGCCTCTACCTGGCGTTCCTGATCCCCATCTTCCTGCGCTGGCGGATGGGTGACGCGTTCCAGCCCGGCAGCTGGAACAACGGGTCGAAGTACAAGTGGATGAACCTGATCGCCGTCGCGGAGATCGCGATCATCTGCATCTACTTCATCCTGCCGTTCACCCCTGCCGCGAGGCCGTGGGACGACGACTTCTCCTGGAAGTTCGTCAACTACGCGCCGATCCTGACCGGCGGGACGCTCCTCGCGCTGACCATCTGGTGGTTCGCTTCGGCCCGCCGCTGGTTCACCGGTCCCAAGCACACGATCGACGAGTCCGTGACAGACGCGTTCCAGGACTAG
- a CDS encoding FUSC family protein, giving the protein MASGKHLLHHPKGSPLLLILMMLTVLPSVVLADAWGAGAAGIIGGLTGLFSLVVFIGGPLRADLRIAAVMGPLLIFAAAVPRLVAEASRPAAIVLVVLLGFVAALLPLLGPRFANAGMGLGMTTVFGYGYAPNGGADHQQVIAAAVAGVAVALALRVLMGISDPSKPTREQIAQVLVADDSAAATSTAFGTWISDGRQRWLADVLDAASRYRLALRAAELSGTDPDAIAAMRDRAKDLAGRLQAKPSTSHPSDPDESAQDPSVQHAPVATSSRLADASDALDDVERAIREHDTSAVPLEHDSRHQFKDAVLHPSARLRSVQLRHGFRTALGLLIMLIITSGLNRGDPLVSTAMLATFSILQASWRDTLTKATNKIIGLVGGSLLVAVILLTVPSRFLTPIAGVALCMGLWFIVTRPALGQGCMVVVSVGFNSVTRDLNATNLLLQYVGLTAAAVVVGLVVGFAVVPAFRPPPLRRRIESATEATTAALRAAVSGETPGLSDAVALHREAAQQQEELVPDHEKLDDQQLTELDRLRTGLHDLTVLVDATRPTPAELDEVLLALSPTEMVVPDGPGSGTGPEQPRQASSTAQELAQQTGEAERYLLRTLPAGV; this is encoded by the coding sequence GTGGCATCTGGCAAGCACCTGCTGCACCACCCCAAGGGCAGCCCCTTGCTGCTCATCCTGATGATGCTGACCGTCCTGCCGTCCGTCGTGCTCGCAGACGCATGGGGAGCGGGCGCCGCGGGGATCATCGGCGGCCTGACCGGGCTGTTCTCCCTCGTCGTGTTCATCGGTGGCCCGCTGCGTGCCGACCTGCGGATCGCCGCTGTCATGGGACCTCTGCTCATCTTCGCGGCGGCAGTGCCTCGCCTGGTGGCTGAGGCGTCCAGGCCCGCCGCCATCGTCCTCGTCGTCCTCCTCGGCTTCGTCGCCGCGCTGCTCCCCCTGCTCGGACCCCGCTTCGCCAATGCAGGGATGGGCCTGGGGATGACGACCGTGTTCGGCTACGGCTACGCGCCGAACGGGGGAGCCGATCACCAGCAGGTCATCGCCGCCGCGGTGGCCGGCGTCGCAGTCGCCCTCGCACTTCGCGTGCTGATGGGCATCTCCGATCCGTCCAAACCGACCCGCGAGCAGATCGCGCAGGTCCTCGTCGCCGACGACTCCGCGGCGGCCACCTCGACTGCCTTCGGCACGTGGATCAGCGACGGGAGGCAGCGCTGGCTGGCAGACGTCCTCGACGCGGCGTCGCGCTACCGCCTCGCCCTCCGCGCGGCAGAGCTGTCAGGGACCGATCCCGACGCGATCGCCGCCATGCGCGACCGGGCCAAGGACCTGGCCGGGCGGTTGCAGGCGAAGCCCTCGACGTCGCACCCGTCCGATCCGGACGAGTCGGCCCAGGACCCGTCAGTCCAGCACGCCCCCGTCGCCACCTCGTCCCGCCTTGCCGACGCCTCGGACGCCCTCGACGACGTCGAGCGGGCGATCCGCGAGCACGACACGAGCGCGGTCCCGCTCGAGCACGACAGCCGCCACCAGTTCAAGGACGCTGTGCTGCACCCGTCCGCCCGGCTGCGATCGGTCCAGCTCCGGCACGGGTTCCGCACCGCGCTCGGCCTGCTCATCATGCTCATCATCACGTCGGGACTGAATCGCGGCGACCCGCTCGTCTCCACGGCGATGCTGGCCACCTTCAGCATCCTGCAGGCCAGCTGGCGCGACACCTTGACCAAGGCGACCAACAAGATCATCGGACTTGTCGGCGGCTCGCTGCTCGTCGCGGTGATCCTGCTGACCGTGCCGTCACGCTTCCTGACCCCGATCGCCGGCGTGGCCCTGTGCATGGGCCTGTGGTTCATCGTCACGCGACCCGCGCTGGGCCAGGGGTGCATGGTCGTCGTGAGCGTGGGATTCAACTCGGTGACCCGCGATCTCAACGCCACGAACCTGCTCCTGCAGTACGTGGGGCTGACGGCAGCCGCGGTGGTCGTCGGACTGGTCGTCGGCTTCGCGGTCGTGCCCGCATTCCGGCCACCGCCGTTGCGCCGACGCATCGAGTCGGCAACCGAGGCCACCACAGCTGCGCTCCGCGCCGCCGTGAGCGGCGAGACACCGGGGCTGTCCGACGCCGTGGCACTGCACCGCGAGGCCGCTCAGCAGCAGGAGGAGCTGGTGCCTGACCACGAAAAGCTGGACGACCAGCAGCTGACCGAGCTCGACCGACTGCGGACCGGTCTGCACGACCTGACCGTCCTGGTCGACGCGACCCGTCCGACCCCCGCAGAGCTGGACGAGGTCCTGCTCGCACTGAGCCCCACCGAGATGGTGGTGCCCGACGGGCCCGGCTCGGGCACCGGTCCCGAGCAGCCCCGCCAGGCGTCGTCGACCGCCCAGGAGCTGGCCCAGCAGACCGGCGAGGCCGAGCGATACCTGCTGCGGACCCTCCCTGCCGGCGTCTGA
- a CDS encoding FadR/GntR family transcriptional regulator, giving the protein MSALLGGEHLADAVLRPVRAHHAFESCVERLATSIRLGLYQDGSTLPPERELAERIGVSRATLREAIAALREAGLVTTRRGRGGGTVVTFRPSEPGSAPTSARPRSELLDALDFRRIVEPGAAHAAAEKQLSTAQQQMLLTSLDEVTRATSKAVHRQADSLFHLAIASLSDSPLLIDAVTNVQMCLHDMLEAIPVLDRNIDHSRRQHVAVTEAIVSGDAAAARRAMERHCDDTAALLRALM; this is encoded by the coding sequence GTGAGCGCACTCCTTGGCGGTGAGCACCTCGCCGACGCGGTCCTGCGCCCGGTGCGTGCGCACCACGCGTTCGAGTCGTGCGTCGAGAGGCTCGCGACGTCGATCCGCCTCGGTCTCTACCAGGACGGCAGCACGCTGCCGCCCGAGCGCGAGCTCGCCGAGCGGATCGGGGTGTCGCGGGCCACGCTCCGCGAGGCGATCGCGGCCCTGCGGGAGGCGGGTCTGGTGACGACCCGGCGCGGGCGGGGCGGCGGCACGGTCGTGACGTTCCGGCCGTCGGAGCCCGGCTCGGCCCCGACGTCCGCCCGGCCGCGATCCGAGCTGCTCGACGCGCTCGACTTCCGGCGCATCGTCGAGCCGGGCGCGGCGCACGCGGCCGCGGAGAAGCAGCTGAGCACTGCCCAGCAGCAGATGCTCCTGACGTCCCTGGACGAGGTCACCCGCGCCACGAGCAAGGCCGTGCACCGGCAGGCCGACTCGTTGTTCCACCTGGCCATCGCCTCGCTCTCGGACTCGCCCCTGCTGATCGACGCGGTGACCAACGTGCAGATGTGCCTGCACGACATGCTCGAGGCGATCCCGGTCCTCGACCGCAACATCGATCACTCACGTCGCCAGCACGTCGCGGTGACCGAGGCGATCGTGTCGGGTGACGCCGCGGCCGCGCGACGCGCGATGGAGCGGCACTGCGACGACACGGCCGCACTGCTCCGGGCCCTGATGTGA
- a CDS encoding glutamine synthetase family protein: MSTRNDRHLTLEQLRVRIEEGHVDTVVVAFTDMQGRLQGKRLHAAYFLDVALKQGTEGCNYLLSVDVDMNTVAGYDMSSWERGYGDMEFALDLDTIRVLEHLPATVMIQCDLVWLDHTPVVQSPRTILQMQVDRAAAAGFAALAGTELEFIVFDTTYEQAWSSGYRDLTPANQYNIDYSILGTSRVEPLLRDIRNTMYAAGMNVEGAKGECNYGQHEIGFLFDDAIVTADNHAVYKTAAKEIAAQHGQALTFMAKYDEREGSSCHIHLSLRGTDGATVFWDDEADGGRGGRTPVYDQFIAGILATMRDFTLFYAPNINSYKRFADGSFAPTAVAWGLDNRTCAVRLVGHGPSARLENRVPGGDANPYLALAAMLGGGLYGIENELELEAEETGNAYTSGNAKVPSTMREAREAFHGSAIARAVFGDEVVDHYTNMADVELKAFDAAVTDWELRRGFERL, from the coding sequence ATGAGCACTCGCAACGACCGGCACCTGACCCTCGAGCAACTCAGGGTCCGCATCGAGGAAGGCCATGTCGACACGGTCGTGGTGGCGTTCACCGACATGCAGGGACGTCTGCAGGGCAAGCGGCTCCACGCGGCGTACTTCCTGGACGTCGCGCTCAAGCAGGGCACCGAGGGGTGCAACTACCTGCTCAGCGTCGACGTCGACATGAACACCGTCGCGGGCTATGACATGAGCTCGTGGGAGCGGGGCTACGGCGACATGGAGTTCGCCCTCGACCTCGACACGATCCGGGTGCTCGAGCACCTGCCGGCCACCGTCATGATCCAGTGCGACCTGGTGTGGCTCGATCACACCCCGGTCGTGCAGTCTCCCCGCACGATCCTGCAGATGCAGGTCGACCGGGCCGCTGCTGCGGGGTTCGCCGCGCTCGCCGGCACCGAGCTGGAGTTCATCGTGTTCGACACGACGTACGAGCAGGCGTGGAGCTCGGGCTATCGCGACCTGACCCCCGCCAACCAGTACAACATCGACTACTCGATCCTCGGCACGAGCCGGGTCGAGCCGCTGCTGCGCGACATCCGCAACACGATGTACGCCGCCGGCATGAACGTCGAGGGCGCCAAGGGCGAGTGCAACTACGGCCAGCACGAGATCGGCTTCCTCTTCGACGACGCCATCGTCACGGCGGACAACCACGCGGTCTACAAGACCGCAGCCAAGGAGATCGCGGCGCAGCACGGGCAGGCGCTGACGTTCATGGCCAAGTACGACGAGCGCGAGGGCAGCTCGTGCCACATCCACCTGTCCCTGCGGGGCACCGACGGCGCCACGGTGTTCTGGGACGACGAGGCCGACGGGGGGCGCGGGGGCCGCACCCCGGTGTACGACCAGTTCATCGCCGGCATCCTGGCCACGATGCGTGACTTCACGCTGTTCTACGCGCCAAACATCAACTCCTACAAGCGCTTCGCGGACGGCTCTTTTGCGCCGACTGCGGTCGCGTGGGGGCTCGACAACCGCACGTGCGCGGTACGTCTGGTGGGGCACGGGCCGAGCGCGCGTCTGGAGAACCGCGTGCCGGGCGGCGACGCCAATCCCTATCTCGCGCTGGCCGCGATGCTCGGGGGTGGCCTGTACGGCATCGAGAACGAGCTCGAGCTCGAGGCCGAGGAGACCGGCAACGCGTACACGTCGGGCAATGCGAAGGTGCCGAGCACGATGCGGGAGGCACGCGAGGCGTTCCACGGCTCGGCGATCGCCCGCGCGGTGTTCGGCGACGAGGTCGTCGACCACTACACCAACATGGCGGACGTCGAGCTCAAGGCGTTCGACGCGGCCGTGACCGACTGGGAGCTGCGCCGCGGCTTCGAACGACTCTGA